In Labrus bergylta chromosome 6, fLabBer1.1, whole genome shotgun sequence, the following proteins share a genomic window:
- the alkal1 gene encoding ALK and LTK ligand 1 isoform X1: protein MQVERKWHILLSIFFLLITSGQCMDSKDMKQKERRTLLDLILQVIRDSQHRDKGVSRRCSSGLLTSAQDMKFSSREKPYYVPRLDNSRLIEIFPRDVNMKDKFIQHFTAGPVKFSSECRTHFHRLYHNTRDCSRPAYYKRCARLLTRLAMSPLCMQS from the exons ATGCAGGTGGAGAGGAAATGGCACATACTCTTGTCTATCTTCTTTCTGCTCATCACCTCAGGCCAGTGCATGGACAGCAAGGACAtgaagcagaaagaaagaaggaccCTGTTGGATCTTATCTTACAGGTTATCAGAGACAGCCAGCACCGGGACAAAGGCGTCTCCAGGCGCTGTAGCAGTGGACTCCTCACTTCAGCCCAAGACATGAAGTTCTCCTCCCGGGAAAAGCCTTACTATGTTCCTAGGCTGGATAACAGTAGACTCATAG aAATTTTTCCTAGAGATGTAAACATGAAAGACAAATTCATTCAGCATTTCACAG CAGGACCAGTCAAGTTCTCATCGGAGTGCAGAACTCACTTTCATAGACTTTATCACAACACGAGGGATTGTTCGAGACCAGCAT ATTACAAAAGATGTGCAAGATTGCTAACACGGTTAGCAATGAGTCCTCTCTGCATGCAATCATAG
- the alkal1 gene encoding ALK and LTK ligand 1 isoform X2 has protein sequence MQVERKWHILLSIFFLLITSGQCMDSKDMKQKERRTLLDLILQVIRDSQHRDKGVSRRCSSGLLTSAQDMKFSSREKPYYVPRLDNSRLIEIFPRDVNMKDKFIQHFTGPVKFSSECRTHFHRLYHNTRDCSRPAYYKRCARLLTRLAMSPLCMQS, from the exons ATGCAGGTGGAGAGGAAATGGCACATACTCTTGTCTATCTTCTTTCTGCTCATCACCTCAGGCCAGTGCATGGACAGCAAGGACAtgaagcagaaagaaagaaggaccCTGTTGGATCTTATCTTACAGGTTATCAGAGACAGCCAGCACCGGGACAAAGGCGTCTCCAGGCGCTGTAGCAGTGGACTCCTCACTTCAGCCCAAGACATGAAGTTCTCCTCCCGGGAAAAGCCTTACTATGTTCCTAGGCTGGATAACAGTAGACTCATAG aAATTTTTCCTAGAGATGTAAACATGAAAGACAAATTCATTCAGCATTTCACAG GACCAGTCAAGTTCTCATCGGAGTGCAGAACTCACTTTCATAGACTTTATCACAACACGAGGGATTGTTCGAGACCAGCAT ATTACAAAAGATGTGCAAGATTGCTAACACGGTTAGCAATGAGTCCTCTCTGCATGCAATCATAG
- the zgc:153738 gene encoding dynein regulatory complex protein 11 isoform X1, which produces MSQRTYNQLWADAQLELSRLLTEELPAEPLRPEKDRVVFFQRLAMLYVRYIQIFRQLETVYDQVVHPQKRRVIRAIVDGVMGRVLELKNEMVEKEFSEYHYMDDVLHDLKLLPTDLEIPIPRYFISERNKELQERKAMLTEILKMVEDTGIPEPLMAKDMSQEEAIKIIQVLERARQGRQRAKLNVESRNMNRMYRTKDPGTAEIELASVCIQKVWRGYIQRKRAKIDREEEMIFLGMVMDPKYQVPHPTEIAAQASADLSRTKQEEYEEDYLKSVVAVTNQIRDLEAHDMSKTMKEQIRQWFIECRDATGSFPDYPDEEDGGSLLIFAEKDPQQLREEIAAKEEEDSNNKPKGKDEKKDGKKDKGKDEEEEEEAGLKMLPSAFLSDLEVGNKTFADFWKSRNELQNFNQRHEVELIKELKRADIEAEIRLQVDEQMRQELAEWKLAVDKDKGGKTKGNAKKKKGSKSGKKKKKEKDLTADRTLESLCQELVEQGLMKKANHVRLEDYMGDYSYLGTTLRQNDIEPMPSLSDVRQVLALYAILPLGSQVVHEKAPLIKAILLAGPAGVGKKMLIHAICQETGANLFDLSPLNTAGKYPGKNGLAMMLHMVFKVARLLQPSVIWIEDAEKMFYKKVPKEEKELEPKRLKKDLPKSLKLIKGEDRVLIIGTSKDPQAADIKSLCKMYSKIILIPRPDYGSRHILLKQLIKKQGGVITKALDLSSLAKISDGYTPGHMVKVIQSVVTKRRILQQANRPLTAAEFVAPLAKIDPVFQEEEEALKNWYAKTPLGKKRIKAATGNEEEAPVKGKDAKKKGKK; this is translated from the exons ATGTCGCAAAG GACTTACAACCAGCTGTGGGCAGATGCCCAGTTAGAGTTAAGTCGACTGCTGACTGAGGAGCTGCCTGCTGAACCCCTTCGCCCAGAAAAGGACAGGGTGGTTTTCTTCCAGCGCTTAGCCATGCTGTATGTGCGGTACATTCAAATCTTCAGACAGCTGGAAACAGTCTATGACCAAGTGGTCCATCCCCAGAAGAGAAGAGTTATTCGGGCCATTGTTGATGGTGTGATGGGCAGGGTGTTGGAGCTGAAGAATGAAATGGTGGAAAAAGAGTTTTCCGAGTACCATTACATGGATGATGTCCTTCATGACTTAAAGCTTTTACCT ACAGACCTTGAAATCCCTATCCCTCGCTATTTCATTAGTGAGCGCAACAAAGAACTCCAAGAACGAAAGGCAATGCTGACAGAAATCCTTAAAATGGTGGAGGACACTGGAATCCCAGAA CCTCTAATGGCCAAGGACATGAGTCAGGAGGAGGCTATTAAGATCATTCAGGTGTTGGAGAGGGCCCGCCAAGGACGCCAGAGAGCAAAGTTGAATGTAGAAAGCAGAAACATGAACAGGATGTACAGAACCAAGGACCCTGGAACCGCTGAAATTGAGTTGGCATCTGTTTGCATTCAAAAG GTTTGGAGAGGCTACATACAGAGGAAAAGGGCAAAGATTGATCGGGAGGAAGAAATGATTTTCCTAGGAATG GTCATGGATCCGAAGTACCAGGTGCCTCACCCTACAGAAATCGCTGCCCAGGCCAGCGCAGATCTTTCTCGCACTAAACAGGAGGAGTATGAAGAAGACTATCTGAAGTCTGTTGTGGCAGTCACAAACCAAATAAGAGATTTAGAGGCACATGACATGAGCAAGACCATGAAAGAACAAATCCGACAGTGGTTCATTGAATGCCG TGATGCTACAGGATCATTTCCAGATTACCCAGATGAGGAGGATGGAGGCTCACTTCTCATTTTTGCTGAAAAAGACCCTCAGCAG TTAAGGGAAGAAATTGCAgcaaaggaagaggaggattcCAACAACAAACCGAAAGGGAAGGATGAAAAGAAGGATGGGAAGAAGGACAAGGggaaggatgaggaggaa gaagaagaagcagggtTGAAGATGCTACCTTCAGCTTTTCTGTCAGACTTGGAAGtaggaaacaaaacatttgcag atttttggaAATCCCGCAATGAGTTACAAAACTTCAACCAGAGACATGAGGTGGAGCTGATCAAGGAACTAAAGAGGGCGGATATTGAAGCAGAGATTCGACTACAG GTCGATGAACAGATGAGGCAAGAGCTGGCCGAATGGAAACTAGCTGTGGATAAAGACAAGGGTGGTAAAACCAAAGGAAATGCCAAG aaaaagaaaggatCTAAGAgtgggaagaagaaaaaaaaggagaaagattTGACTGCTGATAG GACTCTTGAGTCTCTGTGTCAGGAGCTGGTGGAGCAAGGCTTGATGAAAAAGGCGAATCATGTTAGACTGGAGGATTACATGG GTGACTATAGCTACCTTGGCACCACCCTGAGGCAAAATGACATAGAGCCAATGCCATCACTGTCAGATGTTCGGCAGGTCTTAGCTCTGTATGCAATTTTACCATTAG GCTCTCAGGTGGTGCATGAGAAGGCTCCTCTGATTAAGGCCATCCTATTGGCAGGGCCGGCAGGTGTAGGGAAGAAGATGTTGATCCATGCCATCTGCCAAGAGACTGGTGCAAACCTGTTTGATCTGTCTCCTCTGAACACAGCGGGAAAGTACCCAGGCAAGAATGGCCTCGCTATGATGCTCCACATGGTGTTCAAG gTTGCGAGATTGCTGCAACCTTCTGTAATATGGATTGAAGATGCAGAAAAAATGTTCTACAAGAAAGTtcccaaagaagaaaaagag TTAGAGCCAAAACGCTTGAAGAAAGACTTGCCAAAGTCTCTAAAGCTAATCAAAGGGGAGGATCGTGTTCTGATAATTGGAACATCAAAAGACCCGCAAGCTGCAGATATCAAGTCACTGTGTAAAATGTACAGCAAGATTATCCTGATCCCGAGACCAGACTACGGCTCAAGACACA TCTTGTTGAAGCAGCTGATCAAAAAGCAGGGAGGCGTGATAACCAAGGCTCTTGACCTCAGCTCTCTTGCAAAGATTTCTGATGGCTACACACCGGGTCACATGGTCAAGGTGATACAAAGTGTGGTCACTAAGCGTCGCATCCTACAGCAGGCAAACAGACCGCTGACTGCTGCCGAGTTCGTTGCTCCGTTAGCAAAGATTGACCCTGTGTttcaggaagaagaagaggccctCAAG AACTGGTATGCAAAGACCCCCTTGGGGAAGAAGAGGATTAAAGCTGCCACAGGAAATGAAGAGGAGGCCCCAGTTAAAGGCAAAGATGcaaagaagaaaggaaaaaaataa
- the zgc:153738 gene encoding dynein regulatory complex protein 11 isoform X2, with protein MSQRTYNQLWADAQLELSRLLTEELPAEPLRPEKDRVVFFQRLAMLYVRYIQIFRQLETVYDQVVHPQKRRVIRAIVDGVMGRVLELKNEMVEKEFSEYHYMDDVLHDLKLLPTDLEIPIPRYFISERNKELQERKAMLTEILKMVEDTGIPEPLMAKDMSQEEAIKIIQVLERARQGRQRAKLNVESRNMNRMYRTKDPGTAEIELASVCIQKVWRGYIQRKRAKIDREEEMIFLGMVMDPKYQVPHPTEIAAQASADLSRTKQEEYEEDYLKSVVAVTNQIRDLEAHDMSKTMKEQIRQWFIECRDATGSFPDYPDEEDGGSLLIFAEKDPQQLREEIAAKEEEDSNNKPKGKDEKKDGKKDKGKDEEEEEEAGLKMLPSAFLSDLEVGNKTFADFWKSRNELQNFNQRHEVELIKELKRADIEAEIRLQVDEQMRQELAEWKLAVDKDKGGKTKGNAKKKKGSKSGKKKKKEKDLTADRTLESLCQELVEQGLMKKANHVRLEDYMGDYSYLGTTLRQNDIEPMPSLSDVRQVLALYAILPLGSQVVHEKAPLIKAILLAGPAGVGKKMLIHAICQETGANLFDLSPLNTAGKYPGKNGLAMMLHMVFKLEPKRLKKDLPKSLKLIKGEDRVLIIGTSKDPQAADIKSLCKMYSKIILIPRPDYGSRHILLKQLIKKQGGVITKALDLSSLAKISDGYTPGHMVKVIQSVVTKRRILQQANRPLTAAEFVAPLAKIDPVFQEEEEALKNWYAKTPLGKKRIKAATGNEEEAPVKGKDAKKKGKK; from the exons ATGTCGCAAAG GACTTACAACCAGCTGTGGGCAGATGCCCAGTTAGAGTTAAGTCGACTGCTGACTGAGGAGCTGCCTGCTGAACCCCTTCGCCCAGAAAAGGACAGGGTGGTTTTCTTCCAGCGCTTAGCCATGCTGTATGTGCGGTACATTCAAATCTTCAGACAGCTGGAAACAGTCTATGACCAAGTGGTCCATCCCCAGAAGAGAAGAGTTATTCGGGCCATTGTTGATGGTGTGATGGGCAGGGTGTTGGAGCTGAAGAATGAAATGGTGGAAAAAGAGTTTTCCGAGTACCATTACATGGATGATGTCCTTCATGACTTAAAGCTTTTACCT ACAGACCTTGAAATCCCTATCCCTCGCTATTTCATTAGTGAGCGCAACAAAGAACTCCAAGAACGAAAGGCAATGCTGACAGAAATCCTTAAAATGGTGGAGGACACTGGAATCCCAGAA CCTCTAATGGCCAAGGACATGAGTCAGGAGGAGGCTATTAAGATCATTCAGGTGTTGGAGAGGGCCCGCCAAGGACGCCAGAGAGCAAAGTTGAATGTAGAAAGCAGAAACATGAACAGGATGTACAGAACCAAGGACCCTGGAACCGCTGAAATTGAGTTGGCATCTGTTTGCATTCAAAAG GTTTGGAGAGGCTACATACAGAGGAAAAGGGCAAAGATTGATCGGGAGGAAGAAATGATTTTCCTAGGAATG GTCATGGATCCGAAGTACCAGGTGCCTCACCCTACAGAAATCGCTGCCCAGGCCAGCGCAGATCTTTCTCGCACTAAACAGGAGGAGTATGAAGAAGACTATCTGAAGTCTGTTGTGGCAGTCACAAACCAAATAAGAGATTTAGAGGCACATGACATGAGCAAGACCATGAAAGAACAAATCCGACAGTGGTTCATTGAATGCCG TGATGCTACAGGATCATTTCCAGATTACCCAGATGAGGAGGATGGAGGCTCACTTCTCATTTTTGCTGAAAAAGACCCTCAGCAG TTAAGGGAAGAAATTGCAgcaaaggaagaggaggattcCAACAACAAACCGAAAGGGAAGGATGAAAAGAAGGATGGGAAGAAGGACAAGGggaaggatgaggaggaa gaagaagaagcagggtTGAAGATGCTACCTTCAGCTTTTCTGTCAGACTTGGAAGtaggaaacaaaacatttgcag atttttggaAATCCCGCAATGAGTTACAAAACTTCAACCAGAGACATGAGGTGGAGCTGATCAAGGAACTAAAGAGGGCGGATATTGAAGCAGAGATTCGACTACAG GTCGATGAACAGATGAGGCAAGAGCTGGCCGAATGGAAACTAGCTGTGGATAAAGACAAGGGTGGTAAAACCAAAGGAAATGCCAAG aaaaagaaaggatCTAAGAgtgggaagaagaaaaaaaaggagaaagattTGACTGCTGATAG GACTCTTGAGTCTCTGTGTCAGGAGCTGGTGGAGCAAGGCTTGATGAAAAAGGCGAATCATGTTAGACTGGAGGATTACATGG GTGACTATAGCTACCTTGGCACCACCCTGAGGCAAAATGACATAGAGCCAATGCCATCACTGTCAGATGTTCGGCAGGTCTTAGCTCTGTATGCAATTTTACCATTAG GCTCTCAGGTGGTGCATGAGAAGGCTCCTCTGATTAAGGCCATCCTATTGGCAGGGCCGGCAGGTGTAGGGAAGAAGATGTTGATCCATGCCATCTGCCAAGAGACTGGTGCAAACCTGTTTGATCTGTCTCCTCTGAACACAGCGGGAAAGTACCCAGGCAAGAATGGCCTCGCTATGATGCTCCACATGGTGTTCAAG TTAGAGCCAAAACGCTTGAAGAAAGACTTGCCAAAGTCTCTAAAGCTAATCAAAGGGGAGGATCGTGTTCTGATAATTGGAACATCAAAAGACCCGCAAGCTGCAGATATCAAGTCACTGTGTAAAATGTACAGCAAGATTATCCTGATCCCGAGACCAGACTACGGCTCAAGACACA TCTTGTTGAAGCAGCTGATCAAAAAGCAGGGAGGCGTGATAACCAAGGCTCTTGACCTCAGCTCTCTTGCAAAGATTTCTGATGGCTACACACCGGGTCACATGGTCAAGGTGATACAAAGTGTGGTCACTAAGCGTCGCATCCTACAGCAGGCAAACAGACCGCTGACTGCTGCCGAGTTCGTTGCTCCGTTAGCAAAGATTGACCCTGTGTttcaggaagaagaagaggccctCAAG AACTGGTATGCAAAGACCCCCTTGGGGAAGAAGAGGATTAAAGCTGCCACAGGAAATGAAGAGGAGGCCCCAGTTAAAGGCAAAGATGcaaagaagaaaggaaaaaaataa